The Balneolaceae bacterium genome contains a region encoding:
- a CDS encoding S1C family serine protease: MTESGNEYKISRVIEQDEELDYIIFKVSGSSNFNTLNIAESRPKIGEEVFAIGNPKGLSHSLSTGIISSYRRGVYFKQQQKLLTEAVAVLC, from the coding sequence TTGACTGAATCAGGTAACGAGTATAAAATTAGTAGGGTAATTGAACAGGACGAGGAACTTGACTACATCATATTTAAAGTAAGTGGTAGTTCTAACTTTAACACACTTAATATCGCAGAGTCCAGGCCAAAAATTGGTGAAGAGGTTTTTGCTATTGGAAATCCTAAAGGTTTAAGTCATTCTCTGTCAACAGGTATCATATCTTCATACAGGAGGGGCGTTTACTTCAAACAACAGCAGAAATTACTCACGGAAGCAGTGGCGGTGCTTTGCTAA